The following are from one region of the Carnobacterium gallinarum DSM 4847 genome:
- a CDS encoding cysteine protease StiP family protein encodes MKPFIKGSYSDDDVIFLLQDISKNVAEIATAEREKLIQSGIHYSEMLPVEYQPTAEYIALFKETLADSATRIALSVGIVAEKIITDKLKNYNDDLDQVFANLVLVSLARAGTPIGVLVKRYFKFVYHVDIPHYSISIIRGRGIDEVALDYIYQQSATADIQFIDGWTGKGAITKELTEACMQYNQAHQLSQPLSDKLAVLADTGSCTTLFGTRDDFLIPSACLNSTVSGLVSRTVLNEHFIKPGEVHGAKYYQEFEDLDLSNDYVDAIMEAFRQNQTEIEEQIAKSLASWDPDEIPDWAGMKAIEQMKIDFHYDSIHFIKPGVGETTRVLLRRVPEKLLINPERKNDLRHILLLAKELHVPVEEYHNMPYSCCGLIKQQAGEKEV; translated from the coding sequence ATGAAACCATTTATTAAGGGAAGTTATTCTGATGATGATGTTATTTTTCTTTTACAGGATATTAGCAAAAATGTTGCTGAAATCGCTACTGCTGAACGAGAAAAACTGATTCAGTCTGGGATTCATTATTCAGAGATGCTACCTGTTGAATATCAACCAACTGCTGAATATATAGCTTTATTCAAAGAAACCTTGGCAGATTCCGCGACACGTATTGCTTTATCTGTTGGAATTGTTGCAGAAAAAATTATTACTGATAAACTAAAAAATTACAATGATGATTTAGATCAAGTCTTTGCTAATCTTGTGTTAGTCAGCTTAGCTCGTGCAGGCACACCGATTGGCGTTCTCGTTAAACGTTATTTTAAATTCGTCTATCACGTAGATATTCCCCATTATTCTATCTCGATTATTCGTGGACGCGGCATTGATGAAGTGGCTTTAGATTATATTTATCAACAATCCGCAACTGCTGATATTCAATTTATCGATGGCTGGACTGGCAAAGGTGCCATTACAAAAGAATTAACCGAAGCCTGTATGCAGTATAATCAAGCTCACCAGCTAAGCCAGCCTCTTTCTGATAAATTAGCCGTCCTAGCTGATACCGGTAGCTGTACGACCCTTTTTGGGACTAGAGATGACTTTCTGATTCCAAGCGCATGCTTAAATTCAACTGTTTCAGGATTAGTTAGCCGCACTGTTTTGAATGAACATTTCATTAAGCCTGGAGAAGTCCATGGCGCTAAATATTATCAAGAATTTGAAGACTTAGATTTATCCAACGACTATGTTGACGCCATTATGGAAGCTTTTCGTCAAAATCAAACTGAGATTGAGGAACAAATTGCTAAAAGCTTAGCTAGCTGGGATCCCGATGAAATTCCTGATTGGGCTGGTATGAAGGCCATTGAACAAATGAAAATTGATTTTCATTATGACAGCATTCATTTCATTAAACCTGGGGTTGGAGAAACTACCCGTGTGTTACTGCGTCGAGTACCAGAAAAATTATTGATTAATCCTGAACGTAAAAACGATTTGCGGCATATTTTATTACTAGCAAAAGAACTACACGTTCCTGTTGAAGAGTATCATAATATGCCCTACTCATGCTGCGGCTTAATTAAACAACAAGCTGGAGAGAAAGAAGTATGA